One genomic segment of Vigna radiata var. radiata cultivar VC1973A unplaced genomic scaffold, Vradiata_ver6 scaffold_387, whole genome shotgun sequence includes these proteins:
- the LOC106780055 gene encoding 7-deoxyloganetic acid glucosyltransferase yields the protein MCVIGSNASIDTGSSHCPSSLQPPNMEQRSLHVVALPFPAEGHIKPMFNLAKLLRHKGHKITFVNTQHTHNRLLQSTDLPSFDTGFRFTFVADGLPHDVPPNDFSVILSSTSRSKVAEEFREMLRSFVENPSQWGPPSCVVVDGMMSTIAMDAAEELGVPVIVFRTYSATATWVTIHVSKVIQEGVMKMEDPEDVQKVLSSIPGLENLLRDCDLPYIFKLKPGHFGFDWYTKETLTMTRASALILNTFDHLEAPIITKLTTVFPRVYSIGPLHTLLKTQVTKNPSLSLSVAKEDKSCITWLDNQREKSVIYVSFGSVVKLSGEQFLEFWHGLVNSLKPFLWVVRKDLMNEEGGFLHENVPKELELGTQERGLLVQWAPQEKVLGHPAVGGFLTHCGWNSTVECIAAGVPMLCFPSMVDQTINRRSVSEQWGIGVDVDGTCDRFIIEKMVKDVLENRIQGLRNSVDEIAKQARDSIKETGSSTRNIDSMINDILSMKEKNIEHEK from the exons ATGTGTGTTATAGGATCAAACGCCTCCATCGATACTGGTTCAAGTCACTGTCCCTCTTCTCTCCAACCACCGAACATGGAACAACGCTCTCTGCACGTGGTGGCCCTACCCTTTCCAGCTGAAGGCCACATCAAACCCATGTTTAACTTAGCAAAACTTCTTCGCCACAAAGGCCACAAAATCACCTTCGTCAACACCCAACACACCCACAATCGCCTCCTACAGTCCACTGACTTACCGTCCTTCGACACCGGTTTTCGCTTCACATTCGTCGCCGATGGCTTGCCTCACGACGTTCCTCCGAACGACTTCAGCGTGATACTGTCTTCGACCAGCAGGTCCAAGGTTGCCGAGGAGTTCCGAGAGATGTTGAGGAGCTTTGTCGAGAATCCTTCGCAGTGGGGCCCGCCTTCTTGCGTCGTTGTCGATGGAATGATGTCAACGATTGCCATGGACGCTGCTGAAGAATTGGGGGTTCCGGTCATCGTTTTCCGAACCTACAGTGCCACTGCGACGTGGGTCACAATCCATGTAAGCAAAGTAATTCAGGAAGGAGTGATGAAGATGGAGGATCCGG AAGATGTACAAAAGGTGCTATCAAGCATTCCAGGGTTAGAGAATTTATTGAGAGATTGTGATCTTCCATATATTTTCAAACTGAAACCTGGACACTTTGGTTTCGATTGGTACACTAAAGAAACCTTAACCATGACGCGAGCTTCTGCTCTTATACTCAATACATTCGATCACTTAGAAGCTCCCATTATCACCAAGCTCACTACTGTGTTTCCCAGAGTCTACTCAATAGGCCCTCTTCACACTCTCCTCAAAACCCAAGTCACGAAAAACCCTTCATTATCCCTTAGTGTTGCAAAAGAAGATAAAAGTTGCATAACTTGGCTCGACAATCAAAGGGAAAAGTCAGTTATTTATGTCAGCTTTGGCTCTGTGGTTAAGCTTTCAGGTGAGCAGTTCTTGGAGTTTTGGCATGGTTTGGTGAATAGTTTGAAGCCTTTCTTGTGGGTTGTTAGGAAGGACTTGATGAATGAAGAAGGTGGTTTTCTCCATGAGAATGTGCCTAAAGAACTTGAGTTGGGTACTCAAGAACGGGGGCTGTTGGTGCAATGGGCACCTCAGGAGAAGGTTTTGGGCCACCCAGCTGTGGGTGGTTTCTTGACACATTGTGGTTGGAATTCTACAGTGGAATGCATTGCTGCAGGTGTGCCTATGCTTTGTTTTCCTTCGATGGTTGATCAGACAATCAACCGTAGGAGTGTGAGTGAACAATGGGGGATTGGAGTTGATGTAGATGGGACCTGTGATAGGTTCATTATTGAGAAGATGGTGAAGGATGTGTTGGAGAATCGGATACAAGGGCTCAGAAACTCCGTGGATGAGATTGCAAAACAAGCTCGTGATAGTATTAAAGAAACCGGTTCTTCTACTCGTAATATAGACAGTATGATAAACGACATCTTgtcaatgaaggaaaaaaacatTGAGCATGAGAAATAG